Proteins encoded by one window of Xylocopa sonorina isolate GNS202 chromosome 16, iyXylSono1_principal, whole genome shotgun sequence:
- the LOC143431079 gene encoding putative ATP-dependent RNA helicase DDX17 isoform X2 translates to MERDTDIDKKLSMGRYRSRSRDRDRRRRSRSRSRSRSPRDRRNWGSSGGRDRGGGRNSRGQPGANLRKPRWDLSRLEPFKKDFYIPHEAVQNRDPRTVEQYRSEKEITLKGKNIPNPVFTFEETGFPDYVLKEIKRQGFTEPTSIQAQGWPIALSGRDMVGIASTGSGKTLSYILPAIVHINSQPKLGRKDGPIALVLAPTRELAQQIQQVADDFGHSSGIRNTCLYGGAPKGAQARDLDGGVEIVIATPGRLLDFLESGRTNLKRCTYLVLDEADRMLDMGFEPQIRKIIEQIRPDRQTLMWSATWPKEVKNLAEDFLKDYAQINVGSLQLAANHNILQIIDVCQDYEKENKLSTLLKEIMAESENKTIVFIETKRRVDEITRKMKRDGWPAVCIHGDKTQQERDWVLQDFRSGKAPILVATDVAARGLDVEDVKFVINFDYPSSSEDYVHRIGRTGRRQKTGTAYTFFTPNNSNKANDLIQVLKEANQVINPKLLELADNKSGGYGRHRGGRNRWRSRGGRNGKDRSYSRSRSRSHSREHNGRGNRRSYSRSYSRSRSPVSNRTDLYVYRSYR, encoded by the exons agagacacaGATATCGACAAGAAATTAAGTATGGGTCGCTATAGAAG TCGAAGCCGTGACAGAGATAGGAGACGCAGATCTCGCAGTAGATCTCGTAGTAGGTCACCGCGAGATAGAAGAAATTGGGGTAGCAGCGGAGGTAGAGATCGAGGTGGTGGCAGAAATAGTCGGGGCCAACCTGGAGCAAATTTAAGAAAACCCAGATGGGATTTGAGTAGGCTAGAACCGTTcaaaaaagatttttatataccTCACGAAGCGGTCCAGAATCGGGATCCACGCACGGTCGAGCAATACAGGAGCGAAAAGGAAATCACTCTTAAAGGGAAAAATATACCTAATCCTGTATTTACGTTCGAAGAAACAGGTTTCCCAGACTATGTTCTAAAGGAAATTAA ACGACAAGGTTTTACCGAACCTACATCGATACAAGCGCAAGGTTGGCCAATCGCGCTAAGTGGAAGAGACATGGTGGGAATTGCATCAACTGGCTCTGGCAAAACATTGTCTTATATATTACCCGCGATTGTTCACATTAACAGTCAACCCAAATTAGGCCGAAAAGATGGTCCTATTGCGTTGGTACTGGCTCCAACGCGAGAACTTGCACAACAAATTCAGCAAGTTGCAGATGACTTTGGTCATTCTTCTGGTATCAGAAACACTTGTTTATACGGTGGAGCACCAAAAGGTGCACAAGCGAGAGATTTAGATGGCGGCGTAGAAATTGTTATAGCTACACCCGGTAGATTATTAGATTTTCTTGAATCTGGACGTACGAATTTAAAAAGATGTACCTATTTAGTACTGGACGAGGCCGATAGAATGTTAGATATGGGATTCGAGCCTCAAATTAGGAAAATTATAGAGCAAATTAGGCCAGACAGGCAGACGTTGATGTGGTCTGCTACATGGCCTAAGGAAGTAAAGAATTTAGCCGAGGATTTTTTAAAAGATTACGCCCAAATTAATGTAGGATCCCTACAGTTAGCTGCAAATCATAACATACTACAAATCATCGACGTTTGTCAAGATTATGAAAAAGAAAACAA ATTAAGTACACTTTTAAAGGAAATAATGGCAGAAAGTGAAAACAAAACCATAGTGTTCATCGAAACAAAACGCAGAGTCGATGAAATAACAAGGAAAATGAAGAGAGACGGATGGCCAGCGGTTTGTATACACGGTGATAAGACGCAACAAGAAAGGGATTGGGTTTTACAAG ATTTTAGATCAGGAAAAGCACCGATTCTTGTCGCAACAGATGTTGCCGCTCGTGGTCTTG ACGTTGAAGACGTCAAGTTTGTCATCAATTTTGACTATCCCTCCAGTTCGGAAGATTATGTTCATCGAATCGGTCGTACAGGTCGGCGACAAAAAACTGGGACAGCATATACCTTTTTTACACCTAATAATTCCAATAAGGCCAACGACCTAATCCAGGTATTAAAAGAAGCAAATCAAGTTATCAATCCAAAATTATTAGAACTTGCTGATAACAAAAGCGGCGGATATGGCAGACATAGAG gTGGAAGAAATAGATGGCGGTCTCGAGGTGGTCGTAATGGAAAAGATCGTAGCTATTCGAGAAGTAGAAGTCGAAGTCATAGTAGGGAACATAATGGTCGTGGTAATCGTCGAAGTTATAGTCGTAGTTATTCCCGAAGTCGCAGCCCGGTTAGCAATCGTACAG ACTTGTATGTTTATAGAAGTTATCGGTAA
- the LOC143431079 gene encoding putative ATP-dependent RNA helicase DDX17 isoform X1 — MERDTDIDKKLSMGRYRSRSRDRDRRRRSRSRSRSRSPRDRRNWGSSGGRDRGGGRNSRGQPGANLRKPRWDLSRLEPFKKDFYIPHEAVQNRDPRTVEQYRSEKEITLKGKNIPNPVFTFEETGFPDYVLKEIKRQGFTEPTSIQAQGWPIALSGRDMVGIASTGSGKTLSYILPAIVHINSQPKLGRKDGPIALVLAPTRELAQQIQQVADDFGHSSGIRNTCLYGGAPKGAQARDLDGGVEIVIATPGRLLDFLESGRTNLKRCTYLVLDEADRMLDMGFEPQIRKIIEQIRPDRQTLMWSATWPKEVKNLAEDFLKDYAQINVGSLQLAANHNILQIIDVCQDYEKENKLSTLLKEIMAESENKTIVFIETKRRVDEITRKMKRDGWPAVCIHGDKTQQERDWVLQDFRSGKAPILVATDVAARGLDVEDVKFVINFDYPSSSEDYVHRIGRTGRRQKTGTAYTFFTPNNSNKANDLIQVLKEANQVINPKLLELADNKSGGYGRHRGGRNRWRSRGGRNGKDRSYSRSRSRSHSREHNGRGNRRSYSRSYSRSRSPVSNRTEVIGKSYWSSER, encoded by the exons agagacacaGATATCGACAAGAAATTAAGTATGGGTCGCTATAGAAG TCGAAGCCGTGACAGAGATAGGAGACGCAGATCTCGCAGTAGATCTCGTAGTAGGTCACCGCGAGATAGAAGAAATTGGGGTAGCAGCGGAGGTAGAGATCGAGGTGGTGGCAGAAATAGTCGGGGCCAACCTGGAGCAAATTTAAGAAAACCCAGATGGGATTTGAGTAGGCTAGAACCGTTcaaaaaagatttttatataccTCACGAAGCGGTCCAGAATCGGGATCCACGCACGGTCGAGCAATACAGGAGCGAAAAGGAAATCACTCTTAAAGGGAAAAATATACCTAATCCTGTATTTACGTTCGAAGAAACAGGTTTCCCAGACTATGTTCTAAAGGAAATTAA ACGACAAGGTTTTACCGAACCTACATCGATACAAGCGCAAGGTTGGCCAATCGCGCTAAGTGGAAGAGACATGGTGGGAATTGCATCAACTGGCTCTGGCAAAACATTGTCTTATATATTACCCGCGATTGTTCACATTAACAGTCAACCCAAATTAGGCCGAAAAGATGGTCCTATTGCGTTGGTACTGGCTCCAACGCGAGAACTTGCACAACAAATTCAGCAAGTTGCAGATGACTTTGGTCATTCTTCTGGTATCAGAAACACTTGTTTATACGGTGGAGCACCAAAAGGTGCACAAGCGAGAGATTTAGATGGCGGCGTAGAAATTGTTATAGCTACACCCGGTAGATTATTAGATTTTCTTGAATCTGGACGTACGAATTTAAAAAGATGTACCTATTTAGTACTGGACGAGGCCGATAGAATGTTAGATATGGGATTCGAGCCTCAAATTAGGAAAATTATAGAGCAAATTAGGCCAGACAGGCAGACGTTGATGTGGTCTGCTACATGGCCTAAGGAAGTAAAGAATTTAGCCGAGGATTTTTTAAAAGATTACGCCCAAATTAATGTAGGATCCCTACAGTTAGCTGCAAATCATAACATACTACAAATCATCGACGTTTGTCAAGATTATGAAAAAGAAAACAA ATTAAGTACACTTTTAAAGGAAATAATGGCAGAAAGTGAAAACAAAACCATAGTGTTCATCGAAACAAAACGCAGAGTCGATGAAATAACAAGGAAAATGAAGAGAGACGGATGGCCAGCGGTTTGTATACACGGTGATAAGACGCAACAAGAAAGGGATTGGGTTTTACAAG ATTTTAGATCAGGAAAAGCACCGATTCTTGTCGCAACAGATGTTGCCGCTCGTGGTCTTG ACGTTGAAGACGTCAAGTTTGTCATCAATTTTGACTATCCCTCCAGTTCGGAAGATTATGTTCATCGAATCGGTCGTACAGGTCGGCGACAAAAAACTGGGACAGCATATACCTTTTTTACACCTAATAATTCCAATAAGGCCAACGACCTAATCCAGGTATTAAAAGAAGCAAATCAAGTTATCAATCCAAAATTATTAGAACTTGCTGATAACAAAAGCGGCGGATATGGCAGACATAGAG gTGGAAGAAATAGATGGCGGTCTCGAGGTGGTCGTAATGGAAAAGATCGTAGCTATTCGAGAAGTAGAAGTCGAAGTCATAGTAGGGAACATAATGGTCGTGGTAATCGTCGAAGTTATAGTCGTAGTTATTCCCGAAGTCGCAGCCCGGTTAGCAATCGTACAG AAGTTATCGGTAAAAGCTACTGGAGCAGTGAAAGATGA
- the LOC143431079 gene encoding putative ATP-dependent RNA helicase DDX17 isoform X3 has product MERDTDIDKKLSMGRYRSRSRDRDRRRRSRSRSRSRSPRDRRNWGSSGGRDRGGGRNSRGQPGANLRKPRWDLSRLEPFKKDFYIPHEAVQNRDPRTVEQYRSEKEITLKGKNIPNPVFTFEETGFPDYVLKEIKRQGFTEPTSIQAQGWPIALSGRDMVGIASTGSGKTLSYILPAIVHINSQPKLGRKDGPIALVLAPTRELAQQIQQVADDFGHSSGIRNTCLYGGAPKGAQARDLDGGVEIVIATPGRLLDFLESGRTNLKRCTYLVLDEADRMLDMGFEPQIRKIIEQIRPDRQTLMWSATWPKEVKNLAEDFLKDYAQINVGSLQLAANHNILQIIDVCQDYEKENKLSTLLKEIMAESENKTIVFIETKRRVDEITRKMKRDGWPAVCIHGDKTQQERDWVLQDFRSGKAPILVATDVAARGLDVEDVKFVINFDYPSSSEDYVHRIGRTGRRQKTGTAYTFFTPNNSNKANDLIQVLKEANQVINPKLLELADNKSGGYGRHRGGRNRWRSRGGRNGKDRSYSRSRSRSHSREHNGRGNRRSYSRSYSRSRSPVSNRTGK; this is encoded by the exons agagacacaGATATCGACAAGAAATTAAGTATGGGTCGCTATAGAAG TCGAAGCCGTGACAGAGATAGGAGACGCAGATCTCGCAGTAGATCTCGTAGTAGGTCACCGCGAGATAGAAGAAATTGGGGTAGCAGCGGAGGTAGAGATCGAGGTGGTGGCAGAAATAGTCGGGGCCAACCTGGAGCAAATTTAAGAAAACCCAGATGGGATTTGAGTAGGCTAGAACCGTTcaaaaaagatttttatataccTCACGAAGCGGTCCAGAATCGGGATCCACGCACGGTCGAGCAATACAGGAGCGAAAAGGAAATCACTCTTAAAGGGAAAAATATACCTAATCCTGTATTTACGTTCGAAGAAACAGGTTTCCCAGACTATGTTCTAAAGGAAATTAA ACGACAAGGTTTTACCGAACCTACATCGATACAAGCGCAAGGTTGGCCAATCGCGCTAAGTGGAAGAGACATGGTGGGAATTGCATCAACTGGCTCTGGCAAAACATTGTCTTATATATTACCCGCGATTGTTCACATTAACAGTCAACCCAAATTAGGCCGAAAAGATGGTCCTATTGCGTTGGTACTGGCTCCAACGCGAGAACTTGCACAACAAATTCAGCAAGTTGCAGATGACTTTGGTCATTCTTCTGGTATCAGAAACACTTGTTTATACGGTGGAGCACCAAAAGGTGCACAAGCGAGAGATTTAGATGGCGGCGTAGAAATTGTTATAGCTACACCCGGTAGATTATTAGATTTTCTTGAATCTGGACGTACGAATTTAAAAAGATGTACCTATTTAGTACTGGACGAGGCCGATAGAATGTTAGATATGGGATTCGAGCCTCAAATTAGGAAAATTATAGAGCAAATTAGGCCAGACAGGCAGACGTTGATGTGGTCTGCTACATGGCCTAAGGAAGTAAAGAATTTAGCCGAGGATTTTTTAAAAGATTACGCCCAAATTAATGTAGGATCCCTACAGTTAGCTGCAAATCATAACATACTACAAATCATCGACGTTTGTCAAGATTATGAAAAAGAAAACAA ATTAAGTACACTTTTAAAGGAAATAATGGCAGAAAGTGAAAACAAAACCATAGTGTTCATCGAAACAAAACGCAGAGTCGATGAAATAACAAGGAAAATGAAGAGAGACGGATGGCCAGCGGTTTGTATACACGGTGATAAGACGCAACAAGAAAGGGATTGGGTTTTACAAG ATTTTAGATCAGGAAAAGCACCGATTCTTGTCGCAACAGATGTTGCCGCTCGTGGTCTTG ACGTTGAAGACGTCAAGTTTGTCATCAATTTTGACTATCCCTCCAGTTCGGAAGATTATGTTCATCGAATCGGTCGTACAGGTCGGCGACAAAAAACTGGGACAGCATATACCTTTTTTACACCTAATAATTCCAATAAGGCCAACGACCTAATCCAGGTATTAAAAGAAGCAAATCAAGTTATCAATCCAAAATTATTAGAACTTGCTGATAACAAAAGCGGCGGATATGGCAGACATAGAG gTGGAAGAAATAGATGGCGGTCTCGAGGTGGTCGTAATGGAAAAGATCGTAGCTATTCGAGAAGTAGAAGTCGAAGTCATAGTAGGGAACATAATGGTCGTGGTAATCGTCGAAGTTATAGTCGTAGTTATTCCCGAAGTCGCAGCCCGGTTAGCAATCGTACAGGTAAGTAA
- the LOC143431079 gene encoding putative ATP-dependent RNA helicase DDX17 isoform X4, which translates to MGRYRSRSRDRDRRRRSRSRSRSRSPRDRRNWGSSGGRDRGGGRNSRGQPGANLRKPRWDLSRLEPFKKDFYIPHEAVQNRDPRTVEQYRSEKEITLKGKNIPNPVFTFEETGFPDYVLKEIKRQGFTEPTSIQAQGWPIALSGRDMVGIASTGSGKTLSYILPAIVHINSQPKLGRKDGPIALVLAPTRELAQQIQQVADDFGHSSGIRNTCLYGGAPKGAQARDLDGGVEIVIATPGRLLDFLESGRTNLKRCTYLVLDEADRMLDMGFEPQIRKIIEQIRPDRQTLMWSATWPKEVKNLAEDFLKDYAQINVGSLQLAANHNILQIIDVCQDYEKENKLSTLLKEIMAESENKTIVFIETKRRVDEITRKMKRDGWPAVCIHGDKTQQERDWVLQDFRSGKAPILVATDVAARGLDVEDVKFVINFDYPSSSEDYVHRIGRTGRRQKTGTAYTFFTPNNSNKANDLIQVLKEANQVINPKLLELADNKSGGYGRHRGGRNRWRSRGGRNGKDRSYSRSRSRSHSREHNGRGNRRSYSRSYSRSRSPVSNRTEVIGKSYWSSER; encoded by the exons ATGGGTCGCTATAGAAG TCGAAGCCGTGACAGAGATAGGAGACGCAGATCTCGCAGTAGATCTCGTAGTAGGTCACCGCGAGATAGAAGAAATTGGGGTAGCAGCGGAGGTAGAGATCGAGGTGGTGGCAGAAATAGTCGGGGCCAACCTGGAGCAAATTTAAGAAAACCCAGATGGGATTTGAGTAGGCTAGAACCGTTcaaaaaagatttttatataccTCACGAAGCGGTCCAGAATCGGGATCCACGCACGGTCGAGCAATACAGGAGCGAAAAGGAAATCACTCTTAAAGGGAAAAATATACCTAATCCTGTATTTACGTTCGAAGAAACAGGTTTCCCAGACTATGTTCTAAAGGAAATTAA ACGACAAGGTTTTACCGAACCTACATCGATACAAGCGCAAGGTTGGCCAATCGCGCTAAGTGGAAGAGACATGGTGGGAATTGCATCAACTGGCTCTGGCAAAACATTGTCTTATATATTACCCGCGATTGTTCACATTAACAGTCAACCCAAATTAGGCCGAAAAGATGGTCCTATTGCGTTGGTACTGGCTCCAACGCGAGAACTTGCACAACAAATTCAGCAAGTTGCAGATGACTTTGGTCATTCTTCTGGTATCAGAAACACTTGTTTATACGGTGGAGCACCAAAAGGTGCACAAGCGAGAGATTTAGATGGCGGCGTAGAAATTGTTATAGCTACACCCGGTAGATTATTAGATTTTCTTGAATCTGGACGTACGAATTTAAAAAGATGTACCTATTTAGTACTGGACGAGGCCGATAGAATGTTAGATATGGGATTCGAGCCTCAAATTAGGAAAATTATAGAGCAAATTAGGCCAGACAGGCAGACGTTGATGTGGTCTGCTACATGGCCTAAGGAAGTAAAGAATTTAGCCGAGGATTTTTTAAAAGATTACGCCCAAATTAATGTAGGATCCCTACAGTTAGCTGCAAATCATAACATACTACAAATCATCGACGTTTGTCAAGATTATGAAAAAGAAAACAA ATTAAGTACACTTTTAAAGGAAATAATGGCAGAAAGTGAAAACAAAACCATAGTGTTCATCGAAACAAAACGCAGAGTCGATGAAATAACAAGGAAAATGAAGAGAGACGGATGGCCAGCGGTTTGTATACACGGTGATAAGACGCAACAAGAAAGGGATTGGGTTTTACAAG ATTTTAGATCAGGAAAAGCACCGATTCTTGTCGCAACAGATGTTGCCGCTCGTGGTCTTG ACGTTGAAGACGTCAAGTTTGTCATCAATTTTGACTATCCCTCCAGTTCGGAAGATTATGTTCATCGAATCGGTCGTACAGGTCGGCGACAAAAAACTGGGACAGCATATACCTTTTTTACACCTAATAATTCCAATAAGGCCAACGACCTAATCCAGGTATTAAAAGAAGCAAATCAAGTTATCAATCCAAAATTATTAGAACTTGCTGATAACAAAAGCGGCGGATATGGCAGACATAGAG gTGGAAGAAATAGATGGCGGTCTCGAGGTGGTCGTAATGGAAAAGATCGTAGCTATTCGAGAAGTAGAAGTCGAAGTCATAGTAGGGAACATAATGGTCGTGGTAATCGTCGAAGTTATAGTCGTAGTTATTCCCGAAGTCGCAGCCCGGTTAGCAATCGTACAG AAGTTATCGGTAAAAGCTACTGGAGCAGTGAAAGATGA